The Nicotiana tabacum cultivar K326 chromosome 1, ASM71507v2, whole genome shotgun sequence genome segment acagCCTGATTTGTtttgtcattttgatgaatcagtttttccaacattagggggagaaaataaacaACTAGAAAAAGAGATAGATTGGAACGTATTATCTctatctcatttagatcctcgcaCAAATCAATGTGAATAAGAAGTTCAAAAGATCATTTATATACAAAACgttgcaaatcaattgccagatgcatttactAACCTTCCACGGGTTACTAAATCGCATATTCCAGTTGtaaatgctccaattcgagttgatgtCCCAACTGGACAGTATGATAATGCAAATGAGTCTAGGCCACGCCttaaacgtggtagaccaattggTTCCAAGGATAAGAATCCCCAAAAAAGgaaaggagcaaatgatcaagttGATCATAACATAGCAATTGATAAGACCTCATAGGAGGTTCTAGTACCtggaaatgatgaaaatgaagagatattAACAAGTTATGTCTCTACGGGAAAAAGGTTGAACcaaaataatgttgttgttaacaacaattttgcatataatgttgcagttgaaataatgcaacaagatgtgGATCTTGAGCCAAAATCTAtcgatgaatgtagacagagaaatgattggccaaaatggaaaaaCGCAATTCAAACGGAATTGGCTTCACTCGAAAAACATGAAGTTTTCGGACCAATAGTCCGAACGCCTGAAGGTGTCAAGCCAGTGGGTtacaaatgggtttttgtgcgaaaacaaAATGAGAAAGGTGAAGTCGtaagatataaagcacgacttgtggcacaaggattTTCGCAAAGGCCtgacattgattatatggagacatattctcctgtggtAGATGCAATTACCTTCAGGTATCTAATAAATCTGGCAgtccatgaaaaacttgatatgcagtTGATGGATGTTGTCACAGCCTACTTATATGACTCACTGGACaatgaaatttttatgaaaatccctgaaAGATTTAAAGTTCCTGAAGCACATAAAAGTTCaagagaaacttgttcaataaagatTTAGAAATCCTTATACGGATCGAAGCAATCACAGAggatgtggtacaatcgccttaGCGATTATTTGCTAAATGAAGGGTACAAAAATGACCCAATTTGCCCTTGTGTCTTTATTAagaggtctggatctgaatttgtcatCATAGTtgtgtatgttgatgacttgAATATCATTGGCACTTCGAAAGAACTTCCAAAGGTTGTAGagtgtttgaagaaagaatttgaaatgaaagatcttggtaagacaaaactttgtcttggccTCCAAATTGAGCATGTACCAAATGAAATTTTTatccatcaatcaacatatacTGAAAAGGTTTTAAAGTAATTTTACATGGATAatgcacatccattgagtaccacAATGGTTGTGAGATCGCTTGACATAAATAAAGATTCATTTCGGCCtcaagaaaatgatgaagagctcgttggtgatgaaactccatatcttagtgcaatttgGACACTGATGTATCTTGCCAACAATACTCGACCAGATATTGCTTTTGCAGTGAGCTTATTAGCAAGATTCAGCTCCTCTCCAACAAGAAGACATTGGAATGGTGTTAAGCATATATTTAGATATCTTCGGGGAACCATAGATATGGGATTGTTTTATTCTAATGAATTCAAGTCAGAAATGATTGGCTATGCCGATGCAGGTTATTTTTCTGATCCACATATAGcccgatctcaaacaggctatttgtttacatatggaggtactgctATATCATGGCGTTCAATGAAACAAACAATAGTTGCCacatcttcaaatcatgctgagataatagtcATTCATGAAGCTAGTCGAGAATGTGTTTGGTTGAGATCAATGACTCAGCATATTCAGAAAATGTGTGGTTTTCTTATGAAAACAGATAATCCAACTACActatatgaagacaatgctgcatgcattactcaattgaaaggaggatacatcaaaggagacagaacaaaacacatttcaccaaagttcttTTTTACGCATGATCTTCAACAAAATGGTGAAATTAATGTTCAACAGATTCGCTCATGTGAaaatttggctgatctgttcactaatGCATTACCAACCTCAACATTTGAGAAGTTGAGATAGAAGATTGGAATGTGCCGCCTTCTGGAAATAAAGTGATGTTTTCATGAGTGGGAGTAagatacgcgttgtactcttttttccttagcctaaattttgtcccactgggttttactggtaaggtttttaacgaggtagcAAATAAAGCGTATTACAGATATGTgttctctttttccttcactaaaaTTTTTTCCTTACATGGTTTTttcttagtaaggttttaacgagacacattatctatggacatctaagggggagtgttatgataaatatcacattatggtggatgtctactcttcttccatgattttcatctcaaatgcttaatgacatatttaacgacatattttgtatgttcaatgacatattccatgacatattttcttcactttttatgcttatataaaggccttgtaatcgATAGGAAAATACATACAATtcaagaagaaaatctcttccttttctctatctttatttttgttcatgttttactaaattgcttttatttcttgctcatgttttactaaattgcttttattttataacaatctTATACTAATGGTCGTCTTTTTATTTTCTAGATTGTAAGAGAGGATTTGAAACAAATTAAAGAGCACGATGATATTCAATTAAGTGATTATAAGTTTTATTCTTATATTTTACCAATTTGTTGTGCTAAGAAAGAATTTTTTTGGATAGCATGGGGTAGATGAGTGATTTTTCAACTCAGAAGGAAATCTATTCTAATTATAAAGAATTCACTATTAGGTTAATTAATAACCAATACGTCTTTCTTGCAATGTGACTTGCTTTTGGGCTCATGAGGTCATTTTGGTCCATCGACACATGACTAAGCACTTTTAGGCAGAGTTTTCTTAATTCAAAAGTGTAACTAACTGTGTCACGGTCCAAGTTCATGTCACGTATTTTTTGCTTTGGCCTAACAAACCTTATGAGTTTGTCCCTTGGGCTACGTCATCATCGAGCCCAAAAGCGCACGTATCAAGTGAACTTGTGTCATGCCTCACTTTCCTCTCCCATTCTGATTGGGATTCGTGACATGTGCCCCCTTCCTTAGAATCTTGTCATCCATCTTAAAAGCATGTCAGTCCTCCTTGACCTATCCTCGCCAGACCGCCCTCCACCATGTGCATTATACACTtgcacaagaaaagaagaaaggaagatctTGTAAGAGACTCCACTCCCTCTTTATAAAAGCAATTTCTTGACCAAGGTTATTGGACAGCTCTCTCAATCCAAGCTAAAAAAAGGGCAGCTCCGTACACTAAGCTGCCGTTATGCGCGAGGTCCGAGGAAGGGTTGGACCACAAGGATATATTATACGCAATCTTATCCTGCATTTCGAGCTAACTAATAGAAAATTTTGGTATATGGCTTGTTACAAACGATTAACCTATAGTAAGTGTAAAAACTGTCAATACATATGAactaaaatactaaatataatccggtttaaaAAGCACACGCAACGAAATCATACGATTGTTCCATGTTTTTTGAGTAAGGCCCAAATATATATTAACAGAGACTAGCAACGCAATTAAGGGTGAAAATAACAAGGGCaagccagttttcggactagtaattgaaaaataggcAATATTTGTAatgtcattgaaaaatagccactattttgttgAACGCGAAAAGTTCCAGTATATATGTTGGATTATAGAGCTCTCacatataaacttccagcatatcaTATTGGAACTACAACATATTATGAAATTCCATCACATTATGTTGGAAGCTCATACGTAAAAAaatttgaactccagcatattatgcgagaatattttcagatttttaagggaatttttacacaaatagtcCACCATATTtgttgtttattttttaaagtcatatacatagattatgcattgattatacacaactatacacatataatatataaaCTATACATGTATTATACCTCcgccggctatttttagtttaagcagtTGGATAGTCGGCTATTTGGGTCAATTCTACTATaacggtgtcacgacccaaaacccgacctatcgtgatggcacctattgtggaactaggccagcctcaactcaataATCCAACACCGCAAAAGtatttttaaacaataaacatggAAGCGACAATTCATTAAGGAACATTTCTGAAAACAACATAAAATCCAAATTACGATACAACTgtccaaaatcggggtgtcactgagttcATGAGTATCTAGAGGAGAACATAGTCTATTACAATGTTTAAAGAAACAAACTGAAATACATCtggagataaagaaggagagtcaaggcctgcaaACCCCGTGCAGATACCTCGATAGTCTCCTAAAACCTGAAGCCTCGATCAGCAACTGCCACTGGGACCAAAAGTgcatgaatctgcacacaaggtgcagggggtaacgtgagtatacCAATTCAGTAAGTAACGAGTCTAAACTATGGACTAAAAGGTAGTGACAAACTCAACCTCAACAGAAATAATAGAAATATAAGTgtagaaacgtaggcatgctttcaatttaATAGACAGCTGGAACAGTAAGATAGAGCAGATATGAAAAGGTGAAGAATAAAACTCTATtacatctacatgccaatgcacatgttgtatgcGATGCACCATGCTGATAGCCTCgagtgctcacactctcaaatacTCGTCCACTCACTACTGTATATGGCTTATATGgctcagggaagatccatcccggattATATACTTCTCTGAGAGCAGTCAAtcagtactgaggaaggccaatccagacctatggagaagatccatctcctgGTAATAATATTATCCTCACAACCActtggtactgtatatggcttacacggcccagggaagatccatttcggaatatatatatcactgaccatcagtctcCAGTACCGAGGACGTAGGAcaatccagcctcatggagaagatccatctccaataATAATATCAattgcgcttactgggggtgtgtacagactccataAGGCtacttcagcccaaacgctatcacaaatcaatataatcgttgcagcgtgcagccctatcccataactgtcactcataatcaggctctcagcctcactcagtcatcactctctaatctcacccacgggctcacaataccatgaaaactagcccggaataatgatatgatgtaccaataaataatactccctccgttttatattatatgaggtagtttgactcggtacagagtttaagaaaaaagaagaagacttttgaaacttgtggtcttaaaagcttaaggggtaaaaagtttgtgggtccatgacatttgtgtggctataaaagcttctcattaagggtaaatggatagaatgaaagagtttaaagttgaattatttccaaatttagaaatgtgtcatttgttttggaacggactaaaaaggaaagtacctcatttaatatgaaacggagggagtaactgagattgagatatgatatgaaatgcatgaatatgaccgagtacagaatatcaatgaatcaatgacagcaagaaacgaccactaggggtcccaacagtatcgacGTAAAGCCCTAACATGATATCAAGCATGATTTATAGCTCATTTACTTTATCACATAATGGAAACAcgaatatcaacaagaaagagtcaTTAAACAGTGTCATGGAATGAACCAGGTCAcgattctcatggtgcacgctcgCACGCCCGTCACGTGGCATGCATGTCACCTCAATACTAACCACATAACagatagttcggggtttcgaaccctcagaaccaagtttgaaagcattacctacctcaaaccaagccaaaCTCCTATTCTGTGACGtttttgcctctcaaatcggcctccaaatgtctcgagtctagccacaagcaatacaatacgatcactatacgctaaaggaatcaattctacaagaaaaGCACCATTTCATAGCCCCAAATCCGAATCgtctcaaacccggcccccgggcccacatccagaatccaacaaaatttacaaaacccgaagcccattcactcacgagtctgaccatataaaatttattaaaatccgACATTATTaagtccctcaaatccccaaattatactctccaaaatcccaagccctaacccccaaattttcacttcaaaacccCACTAATTAGATGACAAATCAACGGGAAAACACCAAAGCTAAGGGTACTTAGGCTCAAGGGACTTACCTCAGTGAAAATCCTTGAATCCCCTTCAGAAATCACCTTAAAAGCTCCAAAGTCCAagttgaaaatggtggaaatgaggaAATATCATG includes the following:
- the LOC142161865 gene encoding secreted RxLR effector protein 161-like; translation: MYLANNTRPDIAFAVSLLARFSSSPTRRHWNGVKHIFRYLRGTIDMGLFYSNEFKSEMIGYADAGYFSDPHIARSQTGYLFTYGGTAISWRSMKQTIVATSSNHAEIIVIHEASRECVWLRSMTQHIQKMCGFLMKTDNPTTLYEDNAIRSCENLADLFTNALPTSTFEKLR